The Tamandua tetradactyla isolate mTamTet1 chromosome 8, mTamTet1.pri, whole genome shotgun sequence genome includes a window with the following:
- the OR6T1 gene encoding olfactory receptor 6T1 yields the protein MSTNNYTQVTSFVLLGFPSSCILQFLLFLGLTVTYIVTATGNLLIIVLSWSDRRLHTQMYFFLRNLSFLELLLVSVVVPKMLLIILTGDHTISFASCIIQSYLYFLLGTTDFFLLAVMSLDRYLAICRPLHYETLMTSHICSKLVLASWFSGFLWVLCPTILMASLPFCGPKGIDHFFCDSWPLLRLSCGDTHLLELVAFVLSTSVLLGSLAVTSVSYTCILATVLRAPTAAERRKAFSTCASHLTVVIIVYGSSIFLYIRLSDAQSMLLSKGVSILGCIITPLLNPFIFSLRNDVVKQALRDALRWGTRSTARRL from the coding sequence ATGAGCACTAACAACTATACTCAGGTGACCAGCTTTGTCCTCCTCGGTTTCCCCAGTAGCTGCATCCTGCAGTTCCTCTTGTTCCTAGGGTTGACGGTGACCTACATTGTAACAGCCACAGGCAACCTGCTGATCATTGTGCTCAGCTGGTCTGACCGACGCCTGCACACACAGATGTACTTCTTCCTGCGGAACCTATCCTTCCTGGAGCTGTTGCTTGTGTCTGTTGTGGTTCCCAAGATGCTGCTCATCATCCTCACTGGGGATCACACTATATCATTTGCCAGCTGCATCATCCAGTCCTACCTCTACTTCCTCCTGGGCACCACCGACTTCTTCCTCCTGGCTGTCATGTCCCTGGATCGTTACCTGGCAATCTGCCGACCACTCCACTATGAGACCCTCATGACTAGTCATATCTGCTCCAAGCTGGTGCTGGCCTCCTGGTTCTCTGGATTCCTTTGGGTCCTTTGCCCCACCATCCTCATGGCCAGCCTGCCTTTCTGTGGCCCCAAGGGCATTGACCACTTCTTTTGTGACAGTTGGCCCTTGCTGAGGCTCTCCTGTGGAGACACCCACCTGCTGGAGCTGGTGGCTTTTGTGCTCTCCACATCAGTGTTGCTGGGCTCTCTGGCAGTGACCTCAGTTTCCTACACCTGCATTCTTGCCACTGTTCTCAGGGCCCCCACAGCAGCTGAGCGAAGGAAAGCCTTCTCCACTTGTGCCTCCCACCTCACCGTGGTGATCATTGTCTATGGCAGCTCCATCTTTCTCTACATCCGCCTGTCAGATGCCCAGTCAATGCTGCTCAGCAAAGGTGTGTCCATCCTGGGCTGTATCATCACTCCCCTCCTGAACCCGTTCATCTTCAGTCTCCGCAATGATGTGGTGAAGCAGGCGCTGAGAGATGCCCTGCGGTGGGGCACGCGCTCTACAGCTAGGAGGCTCTGA